Proteins encoded in a region of the Candidatus Poribacteria bacterium genome:
- a CDS encoding LamG domain-containing protein, translating into MGGRRLAARRARRGRAVQQRAQAQRAQVGHHQRIGVEARRSEGEGRRHLGGIQGALSAGEDTSVKKGLLALAVCGALTVAMTSQAGLVGLWTFDDGSGTAAADRSGNGYNGKVNKATWVAGKFGGAVGLNGTDANVEVAHGAKLSVTNFSVMAWVNVPAKTGNWQTIMTQNTDGPIRNYGIFINNAAGQVHYSFTSGKAWQSYDAKMNVIDGAWHHIAATYDGAKFRLYVDGKLDAETDNKTKPDTATTVITIGSWVGGGFLKGSIDEVALYDNALTAADLAKVMTGLSTPVEPNGKTTTAWAAMKTAR; encoded by the coding sequence ATGGGTGGGCGGCGGCTGGCTGCAAGGCGCGCTCGACGAGGTCGCGCTGTTCAACAACGCGCTCAAGCCCAACGAGCTCAAGTCGGTCATCACCAACGGATTGGCGTCGAAGCCCGTCGATCCGAAGGGGAAGGTCGCCGCCACCTGGGCGGCATTCAAGGCGCGCTGAGCGCCGGAGAGGATACGTCCGTGAAGAAGGGGTTACTGGCGTTGGCGGTGTGCGGTGCGTTGACGGTCGCGATGACCTCGCAGGCGGGCCTCGTCGGCTTGTGGACGTTCGACGACGGCAGCGGAACCGCCGCCGCTGACCGGTCCGGCAACGGCTACAACGGCAAGGTCAACAAGGCAACCTGGGTCGCCGGCAAGTTCGGCGGAGCCGTCGGGCTGAACGGTACCGACGCCAACGTCGAGGTGGCGCACGGCGCCAAGCTCTCCGTCACGAACTTCAGCGTCATGGCGTGGGTGAACGTACCCGCCAAGACGGGCAACTGGCAGACGATCATGACGCAGAACACCGACGGACCCATCCGCAACTACGGCATCTTCATCAACAACGCCGCCGGGCAGGTCCACTACTCGTTCACGTCGGGCAAGGCGTGGCAGTCCTACGACGCCAAGATGAACGTGATCGACGGCGCGTGGCATCACATCGCCGCGACCTACGACGGCGCGAAGTTCCGCTTGTATGTCGACGGCAAGCTCGACGCCGAGACCGACAACAAGACCAAACCCGACACCGCGACCACGGTCATCACGATCGGTTCGTGGGTCGGCGGCGGGTTCCTCAAGGGCAGCATCGACGAAGTCGCCCTCTACGACAACGCGCTCACCGCAGCCGACTTGGCGAAGGTCATGACGGGTCTGTCGACGCCGGTCGAGCCCAACGGCAAGACGACGACGGCATGGGCGGCAATGAAGACGGCACGCTAG
- a CDS encoding LamG domain-containing protein, with translation MACGKVASMRVGLRIGSFLVLALAVSVSTARGEVVGQWLFDEGAGDVAKDTSEKGNHGKINNAKWVAGKFGKALEFAGGASNVEIPWAATMSVEKFSLMAWVNVPKLTGNWQTIVTQNTDGPTRNYGIFINNAGGVIHYSFTFGKAWQSFDAKTGVVDGKWHHICATYDKEAFILYVDGIEDARTPRNVTPDTAKTVITIGSWVGGGWLQGALDEVALFNNALKPNELKSVITNGLASKPVDPKGKVAATWAAFKAR, from the coding sequence ATGGCGTGCGGAAAGGTGGCTTCGATGCGTGTCGGGTTACGGATCGGCAGTTTCCTGGTTCTCGCGCTCGCGGTCTCTGTGTCCACGGCTCGCGGCGAAGTCGTCGGACAATGGCTGTTCGACGAGGGCGCCGGAGATGTCGCCAAGGACACCTCCGAGAAGGGGAACCACGGCAAGATCAACAACGCGAAGTGGGTCGCTGGGAAGTTCGGGAAGGCGCTCGAGTTCGCTGGCGGCGCCTCGAACGTCGAGATTCCGTGGGCGGCGACGATGTCCGTCGAGAAGTTCTCGCTGATGGCGTGGGTCAACGTCCCCAAGCTCACGGGGAACTGGCAGACGATCGTCACGCAGAACACCGACGGACCTACCCGGAACTACGGAATCTTCATCAATAACGCAGGCGGCGTTATCCACTACTCCTTCACGTTCGGGAAGGCTTGGCAGTCGTTCGACGCCAAGACGGGCGTGGTCGACGGGAAGTGGCATCACATCTGCGCGACGTACGACAAGGAGGCGTTCATCCTCTATGTGGACGGGATCGAGGATGCGCGCACACCGCGGAACGTGACGCCGGATACGGCGAAGACGGTCATCACGATCGGTTCATGGGTGGGCGGCGGCTGGCTGCAAGGCGCGCTCGACGAGGTCGCGCTGTTCAACAACGCGCTCAAGCCCAACGAGCTCAAGTCGGTCATCACCAACGGATTGGCGTCGAAGCCCGTCGATCCGAAGGGGAAGGTCGCCGCCACCTGGGCGGCATTCAAGGCGCGCTGA